In one window of Drosophila mauritiana strain mau12 chromosome X, ASM438214v1, whole genome shotgun sequence DNA:
- the LOC117148221 gene encoding dihydropyrimidine dehydrogenase [NADP(+)], with translation MSPPQLLSKDSPDIEDLLSLNPRVKTQCSVVPTKQTKENKKHWKRNADHAAPPCTTLANDFSDIKHTTLSERGALEEAARCLKCADAPCQKSCPTQLDIKSFITSIANKNFYGAAKAIFSDNPLGLTCGMVCPTSDLCVGGCNLQASEAGPINIGGLQQFATEVFKKMGVRQRRTPQAEANPLSQKIALVGGGPASLSCATFLARLGYRDVTIYERRSYLGGLSAAEIPQYRLPIDAVNFEIDLVRDLGVRIETGRSLATKDLTIQGLLSSGHDAVFVGIGLPEPKLNPIFAGLQPSNGFYTSKNFLPLVSDGSKPGLCACKAAAGLPKLHGNVIVLGAGDTAFDCATSALRCGARRVFVVFRKGSSGIRAVPEEVELARDERCELLPYLSPRKVIVKDGLITAMEFCRTEQNENDEWVEDEEQTQRLKANFVISAFGSGLEDQDVKAALAPLQFRGELPVVDRVTMQSSVKQVFLGGDLAGVANTTVESVNDGKVAAWSIHCQLQGLPLDTPAALPLFYTDIDAVDISVEMCGIRFENPFGLASAPPTTSTAMIRRAFEQGWGFVVTKTFGLDKDLVTNVSPRIVRGTTSGYKYGPQQGCFLNIELISEKRAEYWLKSIGELKRDFPEKIVIASIMCSFNEDDWTELAIKAEQSGADALELNLSCPHGMGERGMGLACGQDPELVEQISRWVRKAVKLPFFIKLTPNITDIVSIAAAAKRGGADGGSAINTVQGLMGLKADSTAWPAIGKEQRTTYGGVSGNATRPMALKAISDIANRVPGFPILGIGGIDSGEVALQFIHAGATVLQICSSVQNQDFTVIEDYCTALKALLYLKANPPPVDGPFWDGQSPPTPVHQKGKPVVRLTGEGKATLGFFGPYQRQRDIKMAELRSQKGALWDAEQVKGTPPAVNGAPNPAPRIKDVIGAALDKIGSYNKLDNKQQKVALIDDDMCINCGKCYMTCADSGYQAIEFDKDTHIPHVNDDCTGCTLCVSVCPIIDCITMVPKKIPHVIKRGVEEKTFYTHALSQCQ, from the exons ATGAGTCCGCCCCAACTTTTGAGCAAGGACTCCCCAGACATTGAG GATCTGCTGTCGCTGAATCCGCGCGTGAAGACGCAGTGCTCCGTGGTGCCCACCAAGCAGACGAAGGAGAACAAGAAGCACTGGAAGCGCAATGCGGACCACGCTGCTCCGCCCTGCACCACGCTGGCCAACGACTTCTCGGACATCAAGCACACCACATTGTCGGAGCGCGGAGCTCTGGAGGAGGCGGCCAGGTGCCTCAAGTGCGCCGATGCTCCGTGCCAGAAGTCCTGTCCCACGCAGCTGGACATCAAGAGCTTCATCACGAGCATTGCCAATAAGAATTTCTACGGCGCCGCCAAGGCGATCTTCTCGGACAATCCGCTGGGCCTGACCTGCGGCATGGTCTGTCCCACCAGCGATCTCTGCGTGGGCGGATGCAATCTGCAGGCCTCCGAGGCGGGACCGATTAACATTGGTGGCCTCCAGCAGTTCGCCACCGAGGTGTTCAAGAAGATGGGCGTGAGGCAGCGAAGGACACCGCAAGCGGAGGCCAATCCGCTGTCCCAAAAGATAGCCCTCGTGGGCGGCGGACCGGCATCGCTGTCGTGCGCCACCTTCCTGGCCCGTCTGGGCTATCGGGATGTGACCATCTACGAGCGGAGAAGCTATTTGGGTGGCCTGAGTGCCGCTGAGATTCCCCAGTATCGTCTGCCCATCGATGCGGTTAACTTCGAGATCGATTTGGTTCGCGATCTGGGCGTACGCATCGAAACGGGTCGCTCGCTGGCCACCAAGGATCTGACCATCCAGGGACTCCTGTCCTCCGGCCATGATGCCGTCTTTGTGGGCATTGGCCTGCCGGAACCGAAGCTGAATCCCATCTTCGCTGGCCTTCAGCCCAGCAATGGTTTCTACACCTCGAAGAACTTCCTGCCCTTGGTGTCGGATGGCTCGAAGCCGGGCTTGTGCGCCTGCAAGGCAGCCGCCGGCTTGCCCAAGCTCCATGGCAATGTCATCGTTCTGGGTGCCGGAGATACGGCCTTCGATTGCGCCACCTCGGCGCTGAGATGCGGAGCTCGGCGTGTGTTCGTCGTCTTCCGGAAGGGATCCTCCGGCATTCGTGCTGTGCCCGAAGAGGTGGAGCTGGCGCGTGACGAACGCTGTGAGCTGTTGCCATACCTGAGTCCACGCAAAGTGATCGTCAAGGATGGCCTGATCACCGCCATGGAGTTCTGTCGCACGGAGCAGAACGAAAACGATGAGTGGGTGGAGGATGAGGAGCAGACGCAGCGCTTGAAGGCTAACTTTGTGATCTCTGCCTTTGGATCTGGCCTGGAGGACCAGGATGTCAAGGCGGCACTAGCGCCGCTGCAATTCCGCGGCGAATTGCCCGTGGTGGACAGGGTGACGATGCAGAGCAGTGTGAAGCAGGTGTTCCTCGGCGGAGATCTCGCTGGAGTGGCCAACACCACGGTGGAGTCGGTCAATGACGGCAAGGTGGCAGCCTGGAGCATTCATTGTCAACTGCAGGGCCTGCCACTGGACACGCCGGCTGCACTGCCGCTCTTCTACACGGACATCGATGCCGTCGACATATCGGTGGAGATGTGCGGCATCCGGTTCGAGAATCCCTTTGGCCTGGCCTCTGCACCGCCCACCACCAGCACGGCCATGATCCGACGCGCCTTCGAGCAGGGCTGGGGCTTTGTGGTGACCAAGACCTTCGGTCTGGACAAGGATCTGGTCACGAATGTCTCGCCGCGCATCGTCAGGGGCACCACGTCGGGCTACAAGTATGGACCGCAGCAGGGCTGCTTCCTGAACATCGAACTGATCTCGGAGAAGCGGGCCGAGTACTGGCTGAAATCGATTGGAGAACTGAAGCGTGACTTCCCCGAGAAGATCGTGATAGCCAGCATTATGTGCAGCTTCAACGAGGACGACTGGACGGAGCTGGCCATCAAGGCGGAGCAGTCGGGTGCCGATGCCCTCGAGCTGAATCTATCGTGTCCCCATGGCATGGGCGAGCGAGGAATGGGCTTGGCCTGCGGCCAGGATCCCGAGCTGGTGGAGCAGATCTCTCGCTGGGTGCGAAAGGCGGTCAAGCTGCCCTTCTTCATCAAACTAACGCCAAACATCACGGACATCGTTTCCATTGCGGCGGCCGCGAAGCGAGGAGGAGCCGATGGCGGATCGGCCATCAACACGGTTCAGGGACTGATGGGCCTCAAGGCGGATTCCACCGCCTGGCCGGCGATTGGCAAGGAGCAGCGCACCACCTACGGCGGCGTCTCCGGCAATGCCACTCGTCCGATGGCTCTGAAGGCCATCTCCGACATTGCCAACCGTGTGCCGGGATTCCCCATTCTCGGCATCGGTGGCATCGATTCCGGCGAGGTTGCGCTGCAGTTCATTCATGCGGGCGCCACTGTTCTGCAGATCTGCTCCTCCGTACAGAACCAGGACTTCACCGTCATCGAGGACTACTGCACGGCACTGAAGGCACTGCTCTACCTGAAGGCCAATCCGCCACCAGTCGATGGTCCCTTCTGGGATGGCCAGTCACCACCCACTCCGGTCCACCAGAAGGGCAAGCCCGTTGTCCGTTTGACGGGCGAGGGCAAAGCCACGCTGGGATTCTTTGGTCCCTACCAGCGGCAGCGCGACATCAAGATGGCCGAGCTGCGAAGCCAGAAGGGAGCTCTTTGGGATGCCGAGCAGGTGAAGGGCACTCCTCCGGCGGTCAATGGAGCACCCAACCCGGCGCCGAGAATCAAGGATGTGATCGGAGCGGCGCTAGACAAGATCGGGTCATACAACAAGCTGGATAACAAACAGCAGAAGGTGGCGCTCATCGATGAT GACATGTGCATAAACTGCGGAAAGTGCTATATGACCTGCGCCGATTCCGGCTACCAGGCCATCGAATTCGACAAGGACACCCACATTCCGCACGTGAACGACGATTGCACGGGGTGCACGCTCTGCGTCTCCGTTTGTCCCATCATCGACTGCATCAC CATGGTGCCCAAGAAGATTCCGCACGTGATCAAGCGAGGAGTCGAGGAGAAGACCTTCTACACCCACGCTCTCAGCCAGTGCCAGTAA